Proteins encoded by one window of Salarias fasciatus chromosome 1, fSalaFa1.1, whole genome shotgun sequence:
- the LOC115387339 gene encoding gonadotropin subunit beta-1-like: MQLVVMVTVVLGLLAGARRGCGFGCHPTNLSISVTSCGLTKCVNTTICEGQCYQKDLNYIRPILRVQQEICNGDWSDEVTYIEGCPVGVTYPVARNCRCTLCNPVNTECERFRGAALSCSS, encoded by the exons ATGCAGCTGGTCGTCATGGTAACGGTGGTGCTGGGGCTGCTGGCGGGGGCGAGGCGGGGCTGTGGCTTCGGCTGTCACCCCACTAATCTCAGCATCTCGGTGACGAGCTGCGGCCTCACCAAGTGCGTCAACACCACCATATGTGAAGGACAGTGCTACCAGAAG GATCTCAACTACATCCGCCCGATTCTTCGGGTTCAACAGGAAATCTGCAACGGCGACTGGTCGGACGAGGTGACCTACATCGAGGGCTGCCCGGTGGGCGTCACCTACCCCGTCGCCAGGAACTGCAGGTGTACACTGTGCAATCCGGTGAACACGGAGTGCGAGCGCTTCAGAGGAGCGGCGCTCAGCTGCTCGTCCTGA
- the arl14ep gene encoding ARL14 effector protein, with amino-acid sequence MPVICAATGCNNKFIKGSEIRFYRFPLSKPQLASKWVHSLGMKNFIPTSNTCLCSEHFRTDCFRDYNGKQFLREDAVPTIFTQLQDTSKIELRKRGVPPKETPAVNQASAQAEKERAREAAARRERRGGIRGGRGGRGGKSGSDRQSIGAKSKVYDNKGRLLSNGKDVCDCLDGDCMGCFYPCPECGSRKCGVECRCDRKWLYEQVEVEGGEIIRNKFAV; translated from the exons ATGCCCGTTATCTGTGCAGCAACCGGGTGCAACAACAAGTTCATTAAAGGTTCGGAAATACGATTTTACAG GTTCCCTCTCAGCAAACCTCAACTCGCCAGCAAATGGGTTCACAGCTTGGGGATGAAGAACTTCATCCCGACCTCCAACACATGCCTCTGCTCGGAGCATTTCAGGACCGACTGCTTCCGGGACTACAACGGCAAACAGTTCCTCAGAGAAGACGCCGTGCCCACAATATTCACACAGCTACAGGATACATCCAAG ATCGAGCTGCGTAAAAGAGGCGTCCCACCAAAAGAAACGCCTGCTGTAAACCAGGCGTCGGCCCAGGCAGAgaaagagcgagcgagagaggcCGCGGcgcggagagagaggaggggaggcatCAGG GGCGGACGGGGCGGCCGCGGCGGGAAGTCGGGCTCTGACAG GCAGTCCATCGGCGCCAAGAGCAAAGTGTACGACAACAAAGGCCGCCTGCTCTCCAACGGCAAGGACGTGTGCGACTGCCTGGACGGCGACTGCATGGGCTGCTTCTACCCCTGCCCCGAGTGCGGCTCGCGCAAGTGCGGCGTGGAGTGCCGCTGCGACAGGAAGTGGCTGTAcgagcaggtggaggtggaggggggcgaGATCATCCGCAACAAGTTCGCCGTCTAG